One segment of archaeon BMS3Bbin15 DNA contains the following:
- the frdB gene encoding fumarate reductase iron-sulfur subunit, which translates to MKITVFRYNPQKDNEPRYENYVIREYEEHMKIIDALNYVNSEYGANIAFRSSCRAGQCGSCALRANKRPVLACRTDVEDGILLEPLRNFPVIKDLAVATQMSYPRMRALRPFIHRGTKKSDTLEPILLRDLKRISKLKDCIECYSCMSVCPVFTNTKEFAGPLLFRILARFHHDVRDNLGRLTIAVEEGLYLCTSCGACLAVCPEGIDTNKEIEDMRTLVYESSRKKD; encoded by the coding sequence ATGAAGATTACAGTTTTTCGTTATAATCCCCAGAAAGATAATGAACCTCGCTATGAGAATTATGTTATAAGAGAATATGAAGAGCATATGAAGATTATTGATGCTCTGAATTATGTCAACTCAGAGTATGGCGCCAACATAGCTTTCAGGAGCTCCTGCAGAGCAGGTCAATGCGGCTCATGTGCCCTCAGGGCTAACAAGAGACCTGTCCTTGCCTGCAGGACTGATGTTGAAGATGGAATACTCCTCGAACCTCTCAGAAACTTCCCTGTGATTAAAGACCTTGCTGTTGCCACTCAGATGAGTTATCCAAGAATGAGGGCACTCAGACCTTTTATTCACAGAGGAACAAAGAAGTCAGACACTCTCGAGCCTATACTGCTGAGAGACTTGAAGAGAATTTCAAAGCTCAAAGATTGTATTGAATGCTATTCCTGTATGAGCGTCTGCCCTGTGTTTACAAATACAAAGGAATTCGCAGGTCCACTGCTATTCAGAATACTTGCAAGATTTCACCATGATGTAAGAGATAATCTAGGCAGACTCACCATAGCTGTTGAGGAGGGTTTATATCTCTGCACATCCTGTGGTGCCTGCCTGGCTGTCTGTCCGGAAGGTATAGACACAAATAAAGAGATAGAGGATATGCGAACTCTTGTTTATGAGTCTTCTAGGAAAAAGGATTAA